A window of Streptomyces broussonetiae genomic DNA:
TGCTCTGGCCGGACGAGGTACGCGCCCCCGAGGGCGTCGCCCCGGACACCGACGTCACCGTCCGCGACAAGGAACTCGACCTCGCCGACGCACTGATGGACACCCTGGGCGAGGTCGACCTCGCGGATCTGCACGACGAGTACCGGGAGGCGCTGGAGGAGGTCATCGCCGCGAAGGCCACCGGAGAGGTCCCGCCCGAGGCCCCGGCCCCGGCCACCGGCGGCAAGGTTCTCGACCTGATGGCGGCCCTGGAGAGCAGCGTCCGCGCGGCCCGGGAGTCCCGTGGCGAGGCACCGCCCCCCGAGGGCGAGGCCGAGGTCCGGCGGCTGCCCCGTAAGAAGGCCGCTGCCGCGAAGAAGACGGCCGGTACGAAGAAGACGGCGGCGGCCAAGAAGTCGACGACGGCCAAGTCGACGACGGCCAAGGCGACCACGGACAAGGCGGCCTCGGCCAAGTCCGCTGCGCAGAAGACGACGCAGAAGACGAGGCAGAAGGCAACACAGAAGGCGACGCAGAAGGCGACACAGAAGGCGACGCAGAAGAGGGCCACGTCCCGCAAGCGGACGGCTTGAGGGCGAGAGCCCGGCACCGAGACGTGCCCGTCCGGGGCCGGGGTCCCTCAGGGGCCGGAGGGTGTCCGTCCGGCTGCCGGGCTCGGAGGCGCCGTGGGTCGGGCGGGCGGTGGGTCGGTCGCGTCGTGGGTCGGTCGCGTCGTGGGTCGGTCGGGCGGTGGGCTGGTCGAGCGGTGGGTGGGCCGGGCGGTGGGCCGGTCGGGCCGTTCCCCGAGCCCGTCCCTGGTCGGGAGCCGGGGCACCGGGGACTTCGTCACGCCGCCGTTCAACTGCTCGGGAACTCCCGGCCCCGGTGCCCGAACAGCGCCAGAGCGCCCCCGGCGACAGCCAGGACCGCCAGCGCCGCGCCAAAGGCCGTCGTGCCGGTCGTCAGCCCCACCGCGTCGCTCAGATAGCCGACGGCGACGGGAAGGAGCCCGGCGGGAAGGTAACCGCCCACGTTGAGGGCCGCGTTGGCCTCGGCCAGCCGGCTCGCCGGCACGGAGGAGTTCAGCAGGGACAGACCCCCCAGCTGCC
This region includes:
- the ku gene encoding non-homologous end joining protein Ku, with product MRSIWNGAISFGLVSIPIKLVNATESHAISFRQIHTEDNGRIRYRKVCELEDREVRQAEIGKGYEDADGTIIPITDEDLSHLPIPTARTIEIVAFVPADRIDPLQIDAAYYLAAGGAPAAKPYVLLREALKRSKKVAIAKYALRGRERLGMLRVVDNAIAMHGLLWPDEVRAPEGVAPDTDVTVRDKELDLADALMDTLGEVDLADLHDEYREALEEVIAAKATGEVPPEAPAPATGGKVLDLMAALESSVRAARESRGEAPPPEGEAEVRRLPRKKAAAAKKTAGTKKTAAAKKSTTAKSTTAKATTDKAASAKSAAQKTTQKTRQKATQKATQKATQKATQKRATSRKRTA